In Terriglobia bacterium, a single window of DNA contains:
- the glnD gene encoding [protein-PII] uridylyltransferase, with translation METSARILSLRDLYSRESSRIRKAFDATTDGMAAATQRSGLVDQVALRLWQELSGNGGASPNGFCLVARGGYGRGTLFPHSDIDLLFLSDNPALLNRFKDSIGRMCQQMWDLGLRVAPTARTVSGCSEFDANNVELTLSLLDCRQLAGDRQLFRLFHGQTIPDVVHRNWPALVETLVELTRTRHAKYGNTVFHLEPQVKECPGGLRDFNVACWLSFLATVEKQGKGSDRPPMEVLVRRDHQAAVAFLMSARCFLHYLHGRDDNNLTWEAQDAAAAKGIGVDGHPSDNPAEWMRNYFRHARPISRWTNQLLEEVAAARSSLYRQFLSWRSRVSNPDFSVVSGRVYLQQSSAVRDPELLLRMFEFIARHGLRLAADTEFRIEQALGTLSFPTGPELWSHLREVLLSPHAALALRDMHALGVLDTVLPEYRLIDSLVIRDFYHRYTVDEHSFAAIESLHRLKKPETEWEAPYATIFSALEHPELLLLAVLLHDVGKGLPEGSHVDGSLQLAEAAFTRLALSERQRDTVRFLIAHHLEMSAAMRRDIFDHENVHAFAERVGSPERLKMLCLLSYADIRAVNPQALTPWKAENLWHLYMATANYLDRSADDASFQATLQREYVDKVSALIPRREPELRDFLAGLPQRYLRAHSADQIAAHFDMASKLNQQPVQLELGTARNLYDLTLITRDRPSLFATLCGALTAWSMDIVKANAFTSHNGVVVDTLSFRDRFRTLELNPPERERFQRNLIEVLSGNADITHLIESRMAAGQVAPVKVTVETRLTFDNDSSSHSTLLEVIAQDRPGLLYRVASTLARHGCNIEIALIDTEGQMAIDVFYVSRNGAKLDPTIQESLKTALHQELPVHGTTQPQPRGGIR, from the coding sequence ATGGAGACCTCCGCTCGCATCCTCAGTTTGCGCGACCTCTACTCCCGTGAGTCATCCCGCATCCGCAAAGCATTCGACGCCACCACCGACGGCATGGCGGCCGCCACCCAGCGCTCCGGCCTGGTCGACCAGGTCGCGCTCCGGCTGTGGCAGGAACTCAGCGGCAATGGCGGCGCATCTCCGAACGGATTTTGCCTGGTCGCGCGCGGCGGGTACGGGCGCGGCACTTTGTTTCCGCATTCCGACATCGATCTGCTTTTCCTCTCCGACAATCCGGCCCTCCTGAACCGCTTCAAGGATTCCATCGGCCGCATGTGCCAGCAGATGTGGGACCTCGGTTTGCGCGTCGCGCCCACCGCGCGCACGGTTTCCGGCTGTTCTGAATTCGATGCCAACAACGTCGAACTCACACTCTCGCTGCTCGACTGCCGCCAGCTCGCCGGCGACCGCCAGCTCTTTCGCCTGTTTCACGGCCAAACCATCCCCGATGTTGTCCATCGCAACTGGCCCGCCCTGGTGGAAACCCTGGTCGAGCTGACGCGCACACGTCACGCCAAGTACGGCAACACCGTCTTTCATCTCGAACCCCAGGTGAAGGAGTGCCCTGGCGGCTTGCGCGACTTCAACGTAGCCTGCTGGCTGTCATTCCTCGCCACCGTCGAAAAGCAGGGCAAGGGCTCCGACCGGCCGCCGATGGAAGTTCTCGTGCGCCGGGATCACCAGGCTGCGGTCGCATTCCTGATGTCGGCGCGCTGCTTCCTGCACTATCTCCACGGGCGCGACGACAACAACCTGACCTGGGAAGCGCAAGACGCGGCCGCCGCCAAGGGCATCGGCGTCGACGGCCACCCTTCCGACAATCCCGCCGAGTGGATGCGGAATTATTTTCGTCACGCGCGCCCCATCAGCCGCTGGACCAACCAGCTCCTGGAGGAAGTCGCCGCCGCGCGCTCTTCACTCTATCGCCAGTTTCTGAGCTGGCGCTCGCGCGTCTCCAATCCCGATTTCTCGGTCGTGAGCGGCCGCGTTTACCTGCAGCAATCGAGCGCCGTACGCGATCCGGAACTGCTCTTGCGCATGTTCGAATTCATCGCCCGCCACGGCCTCAGACTCGCCGCCGACACCGAATTCCGCATCGAGCAGGCGCTGGGGACGCTCAGCTTCCCTACCGGGCCTGAGCTCTGGTCGCATCTCCGCGAAGTCCTGCTCTCGCCCCACGCCGCCCTCGCGCTGCGCGACATGCACGCGCTCGGCGTCCTCGACACCGTGCTCCCCGAATACCGGCTGATTGATTCGCTCGTCATCCGCGACTTCTACCACCGCTACACCGTGGACGAGCATTCCTTCGCCGCCATCGAGAGCTTGCATCGCCTCAAGAAGCCGGAGACCGAATGGGAAGCTCCCTACGCGACCATCTTTTCCGCACTCGAGCACCCCGAACTGCTCCTTCTCGCCGTGCTGCTGCATGATGTCGGCAAGGGCTTGCCGGAGGGCAGCCACGTTGACGGCAGCCTCCAACTCGCCGAAGCTGCCTTTACGCGGCTTGCGCTTTCCGAGCGGCAGCGCGACACCGTGCGCTTCCTCATCGCCCATCATCTGGAAATGTCGGCCGCCATGCGCCGCGACATCTTCGATCACGAAAACGTGCACGCCTTCGCCGAAAGGGTCGGCTCGCCCGAGCGCCTGAAGATGCTCTGCCTGCTCAGCTACGCCGACATCCGTGCCGTTAATCCGCAGGCCCTCACTCCGTGGAAAGCGGAGAATCTCTGGCACCTCTACATGGCGACCGCGAACTATCTGGATCGCAGCGCCGACGATGCCTCCTTTCAGGCCACGCTTCAACGTGAGTATGTCGACAAGGTCAGCGCGCTGATTCCGCGCCGCGAACCAGAACTGCGCGACTTCCTCGCCGGCCTGCCGCAACGTTATCTGCGCGCACATTCCGCCGACCAGATCGCCGCCCACTTCGATATGGCATCGAAGCTGAATCAGCAGCCGGTGCAACTGGAGCTGGGCACTGCGCGCAACCTCTACGACCTGACGCTCATCACCCGCGACCGCCCGTCACTGTTCGCGACCCTCTGCGGCGCCCTCACCGCCTGGAGCATGGACATCGTCAAGGCCAACGCCTTCACCAGCCACAACGGGGTAGTCGTGGACACGCTCTCCTTCCGCGACCGCTTCCGCACCCTGGAACTGAATCCGCCCGAGCGCGAACGCTTCCAGCGCAACCTCATCGAGGTTCTCAGCGGCAACGCCGATATCACCCACCTCATCGAGAGCCGCATGGCTGCCGGCCAGGTCGCGCCCGTGAAGGTGACCGTCGAAACCCGTCTCACCTTCGACAACGACAGCTCTTCCCACAGCACGCTCCTGGAAGTGATCGCGCAGGACCGCCCCGGCCTGCTCTACCGCGTCGCCTCCACCCTGGCGCGCCACGGCTGCAACATCGAAATCGCTCTGATCGATACCGAAGGCCAAATGGCCATTGACGTCTTCTACGTCAGCCGCAATGGCGCCAAGCTCGACCCCACGATCCAGGAGTCCTTAAAGACCGCGCTCCACCAGGAACTCCCTGTGCATGGAACGACGCAGCCTCAGCCGCGGGGCGGCATTCGTTAG
- a CDS encoding P-II family nitrogen regulator — protein MTKLEAVIQPSKLDAVKDALLEIGVEGMTVLEVRGHGRQKGHTEFYRGREYSVDLLPKVKIEIVLADELVDKAVHAVLDHARTGKIGDGKIFLSRVDEAIRIRNDERGVAAL, from the coding sequence ATGACCAAACTCGAAGCCGTCATCCAACCCTCCAAGCTCGACGCCGTCAAGGACGCGCTGCTGGAAATCGGAGTCGAGGGCATGACCGTCCTCGAAGTCCGCGGCCACGGACGCCAGAAGGGCCACACCGAGTTCTACCGCGGCCGCGAGTACAGCGTCGATCTTCTTCCCAAGGTGAAGATCGAAATCGTCCTCGCCGATGAACTGGTGGACAAGGCCGTCCACGCCGTCCTCGACCACGCGCGCACCGGCAAAATCGGCGACGGTAAGATCTTCCTCTCTCGCGTCGATGAGGCCATCCGCATCCGCAACGACGAACGGGGAGTGGCGGCGCTGTAG
- a CDS encoding ammonium transporter: MRAVMRKLGLGLLLLLATGHSLAQTATASQADRLLKLEQQVADAKGSADNAWMLMCAALVLLMTGPGLALFYGGLVRKKNVLSTMMQSFAMMAIVTALWAMVGYSLAFAPGNGFIGGLQHALLRGVGAQPDPDYAATIPQQTFMIYQLMFAIITPALISGAFAERMKFSAMALFMALWSLLVYAPMAHMVWGKGGILNASLGGRFPTLDFAGGTVVHITSGVSALVCAQYLGRRIGYPKDMMPPHSVVLSFIGACLLWVGWFGFNAGSALSSGSLATSAFVATHFAAAAAAIGWAASEWIRNGKPSVLGAISGAVAGLVAITPASGFVGPMPALLIGLVAGGFCYFMVASVKALFGYDDSLDAFGVHGAGGTIGALLTGVFATKIINPIFHDAQGNALALGFMDGNFHQLLNQLVGVVIAWVLAIVGTLIILKFVDTVLGLRVPAEHEVQGLDFTQHGEEGYYLEASAL, from the coding sequence ATGCGCGCTGTTATGCGGAAACTGGGTCTCGGGCTCCTGTTACTTCTTGCCACCGGGCACTCGCTCGCCCAAACTGCCACCGCCTCTCAGGCGGATCGCCTCCTCAAGCTCGAGCAGCAGGTTGCCGACGCTAAAGGCTCCGCCGACAACGCCTGGATGCTGATGTGCGCGGCCCTTGTCCTGCTGATGACCGGCCCTGGCCTCGCGCTTTTCTACGGCGGCCTGGTACGCAAGAAGAACGTGCTCTCCACCATGATGCAGAGCTTCGCCATGATGGCCATCGTCACGGCGCTCTGGGCGATGGTCGGTTACAGCCTGGCCTTCGCTCCCGGCAACGGCTTCATCGGAGGACTGCAGCACGCGTTGCTGCGCGGCGTGGGCGCGCAACCCGACCCCGACTATGCCGCCACCATTCCGCAGCAGACGTTCATGATCTACCAACTCATGTTCGCCATCATCACCCCGGCGCTCATCTCCGGCGCCTTCGCCGAGCGCATGAAGTTCAGCGCCATGGCTTTGTTCATGGCGCTGTGGTCGCTGTTGGTATACGCACCGATGGCGCACATGGTCTGGGGCAAGGGCGGAATTCTCAACGCCTCGCTCGGCGGACGCTTCCCCACCCTCGATTTCGCCGGCGGCACCGTGGTTCACATCACTTCCGGCGTCTCGGCCCTGGTCTGTGCACAATATCTCGGCCGCCGCATCGGATATCCCAAGGACATGATGCCGCCGCACAGCGTGGTGCTGAGCTTCATCGGCGCCTGTCTGCTGTGGGTGGGATGGTTCGGATTTAACGCCGGCAGCGCGCTTTCCTCGGGGAGCCTCGCCACCAGCGCCTTTGTTGCGACCCACTTTGCGGCCGCAGCTGCGGCGATTGGCTGGGCCGCCTCCGAATGGATACGCAACGGCAAGCCCAGCGTGCTGGGGGCAATCTCCGGCGCGGTGGCGGGACTGGTGGCCATCACACCGGCGTCGGGTTTTGTCGGCCCCATGCCGGCGCTGCTGATCGGGCTCGTCGCCGGCGGCTTCTGCTATTTCATGGTCGCCAGCGTCAAAGCGCTCTTCGGCTATGACGATTCCCTCGACGCCTTCGGCGTGCACGGCGCCGGTGGCACCATCGGCGCGCTACTCACCGGCGTTTTTGCCACCAAGATCATCAACCCGATCTTTCACGATGCGCAGGGCAACGCGCTCGCATTGGGCTTCATGGACGGCAACTTCCACCAACTGCTCAACCAACTCGTCGGCGTGGTGATCGCCTGGGTGCTCGCCATCGTTGGCACGCTCATCATTTTGAAATTTGTGGACACCGTGCTCGGCCTGCGCGTCCCCGCCGAACACGAGGTCCAGGGCCTGGATTTCACGCAGCACGGCGAAGAGGGCTACTATCTGGAAGCCTCCGCACTGTAA
- a CDS encoding STAS domain-containing protein — protein MLLKTSSRMYGLALILDCHGRIVFGDETAHLRQQVMELLGQAPNVVLNLSNVSFIDSSGVGELIRLLTTAARAQKTIVLAGLTGRVRDVLQITKLATVFETYATAVEAAEALSGEEGAGN, from the coding sequence ATGTTGCTCAAAACCAGCAGCCGGATGTACGGACTAGCCCTGATCCTGGATTGTCACGGCAGAATCGTTTTTGGGGATGAAACGGCGCATCTCCGACAGCAGGTCATGGAACTGCTTGGGCAAGCGCCCAATGTTGTGCTGAATCTCTCGAATGTCAGCTTCATTGACAGCTCGGGGGTGGGGGAGTTGATCCGCTTGCTCACCACTGCGGCCCGGGCACAAAAGACGATCGTGCTGGCGGGCCTGACCGGACGGGTGCGCGATGTGCTGCAAATCACCAAGCTGGCAACTGTGTTCGAGACCTATGCGACGGCAGTCGAGGCGGCGGAAGCGCTGAGCGGGGAAGAAGGCGCGGGAAATTAG
- a CDS encoding arsenate reductase (glutaredoxin) codes for MTGKGLDFEAVDYAKQPLTAEALKELLRRAGLKPMDAMRTREAAFQQFVAGKNRSDDELVALMVKHPELIQRPLVVRGNKVVLARPLQRLKDLGI; via the coding sequence TTGACCGGAAAGGGCCTTGACTTCGAGGCGGTGGACTATGCCAAGCAGCCGCTCACCGCCGAGGCCCTGAAAGAATTGCTGCGCCGCGCGGGCCTGAAACCGATGGACGCAATGCGCACCCGGGAAGCGGCATTCCAGCAATTCGTCGCTGGAAAGAATAGGAGTGACGACGAACTGGTTGCCCTGATGGTCAAGCATCCGGAGCTGATCCAGCGTCCTCTGGTGGTGCGTGGGAACAAAGTCGTGCTAGCCCGCCCATTGCAGCGGCTGAAGGATCTCGGTATCTAG
- a CDS encoding SDR family oxidoreductase: MPAQLDGKIAVITGASMGIGEALARLFVDEGATVVLTSRDSARVEAARARIGRPESTLALACDVRNREEIDRVLSLTVHNFGRLDIWVNNAGHGLSDSVEMMDRDAYRRMFDTNLFGAIEGMQAAIPVMKRQGGGAIINISSVAGHIPLPYSAAYSATKFAINAIGKAARVELLGTGVHVLTVCPGYIGTDFNANKTQGREPRRLNSADQRGASAETVARDTLNGYLKGKREVFTPQYYWFVTKLYQMFPGLVEWGMARKLKRSN, translated from the coding sequence ATGCCTGCACAACTCGACGGAAAAATTGCGGTCATCACCGGCGCTTCCATGGGGATCGGAGAGGCGCTGGCCCGGCTGTTTGTGGACGAAGGCGCTACCGTCGTTCTGACTTCGCGCGACTCGGCGCGGGTGGAGGCGGCGCGCGCGCGTATCGGCCGTCCGGAAAGCACGCTGGCGCTGGCCTGCGACGTCCGCAACCGCGAGGAGATTGACCGCGTACTTTCGTTGACCGTGCACAACTTCGGCCGCCTGGACATCTGGGTCAACAACGCCGGGCACGGCTTGAGCGATTCGGTTGAAATGATGGACCGAGACGCGTACCGACGCATGTTCGACACCAACCTGTTCGGCGCCATCGAAGGCATGCAGGCGGCGATCCCGGTGATGAAGCGGCAGGGCGGCGGCGCCATCATCAATATTTCCAGCGTCGCCGGGCATATTCCCCTGCCATATTCCGCGGCGTACAGCGCGACCAAGTTCGCCATCAACGCTATCGGCAAGGCGGCGCGCGTGGAACTGCTGGGCACAGGCGTGCATGTGCTGACCGTCTGCCCCGGCTACATTGGCACCGACTTCAACGCCAACAAGACTCAGGGCCGCGAGCCGCGGCGGCTGAATTCCGCCGACCAGCGCGGCGCCAGCGCCGAAACCGTGGCCCGCGATACCCTCAATGGATACTTGAAGGGCAAGCGCGAAGTATTTACTCCGCAGTACTATTGGTTCGTCACTAAGCTGTACCAGATGTTTCCGGGTTTGGTGGAATGGGGAATGGCGCGGAAGCTGAAACGCAGCAATTAG
- a CDS encoding tetratricopeptide repeat protein: MDRIAALKELLAENPTDAFARYGLAMEYSKAGDVAGALDEFNTILRHNPDYVPAYQMAGQMLVNAGRIEEARKLFESGIASARRSGNQHAASEMQGMLDVLPL; this comes from the coding sequence ATGGATCGCATCGCCGCGCTCAAGGAATTGCTCGCCGAGAACCCCACCGACGCCTTCGCACGCTACGGCCTTGCCATGGAGTATTCCAAGGCAGGGGACGTCGCTGGCGCGCTCGACGAATTCAACACCATCCTGCGGCACAACCCGGACTACGTGCCCGCCTACCAGATGGCCGGCCAGATGCTCGTGAATGCGGGCCGCATCGAGGAAGCACGCAAGCTGTTCGAGAGCGGAATTGCCAGCGCGCGCCGCAGCGGCAACCAGCACGCGGCGTCGGAGATGCAAGGGATGCTGGACGTGCTTCCGTTATAG
- a CDS encoding acyl-CoA thioesterase: MGPENVKLEPRPVRESQSEMTEIVLPNDANPLGSLLGGRLMHWIDLAGALAAHRHSRNYVVTASIDHLDFLTPVRVGDLVILQSSVNRTFHTSMEVGVKVFVESYIKDERSHVSSALLTFVAVDRDGRRLTVAPVIPETEEEKRRYEEAGRRREARQPQRKELL; encoded by the coding sequence ATGGGCCCAGAGAATGTGAAGCTTGAGCCGCGCCCGGTGCGCGAATCGCAATCGGAAATGACCGAGATCGTCTTGCCCAACGACGCCAACCCGCTCGGCTCGCTGCTGGGCGGCCGGTTGATGCACTGGATCGACCTGGCGGGAGCGCTGGCGGCGCACCGCCACTCGCGCAACTACGTAGTCACCGCCTCCATTGATCACTTGGATTTTCTTACGCCCGTCCGGGTCGGCGACCTGGTGATTCTGCAATCGTCGGTGAACCGCACCTTCCACACCTCGATGGAAGTCGGTGTCAAGGTCTTCGTGGAGAGCTACATCAAAGACGAGCGCTCGCACGTCAGCTCGGCGCTGCTCACCTTCGTCGCCGTGGATCGCGACGGACGCCGTCTGACGGTGGCGCCGGTGATTCCTGAGACCGAAGAAGAGAAACGCCGCTACGAAGAAGCCGGTCGGCGCCGCGAAGCACGCCAGCCACAACGCAAAGAACTGCTTTAG
- a CDS encoding cytochrome ubiquinol oxidase subunit I: MDSALVIHRLHFAFTVTYHYLYPQLTMGLAPLILALKSLALWKHDDRYNRAARFWAKIFGINFVLGVVTGIPMEFQFGTNWSHFSRWAGGVIGQTLAMEGMFAFFLESTFLGLFLYGEKRLGPKLHWFSGFMVFAGSWLSGYFIVATDAWMQHPTGYVLMPDGSVQLRSFWELLLNPWAGWQYAHNMSGAVITGAFVMAAVGAFYLLSRQHREQAQIYLRTGVIAGVIFSILQVFPTGDGQGRMLARHQPATLAGMEALFKTQPGAALVIIGQPDSEKQQIDNPLVVPKMLSFLTYKRWNAEVRGLDAFPEQDRPENIPLLYYSYHIMVGLGTIFIAIMALSAALLWRNKLFDARWALWILMLSFPFPYIANTAGWMTAEIGRQPWLVYGLMRTADGYSKMVSAGNGMFTLLGFMGMYTVLSFLFLFLVSREIDRGPEDAAPARLP; this comes from the coding sequence ATGGACAGCGCGCTTGTCATTCACCGGCTGCACTTCGCCTTCACGGTGACGTATCACTACCTGTACCCGCAGTTGACCATGGGACTGGCGCCGCTGATCTTGGCGCTGAAGTCGCTGGCGCTGTGGAAGCACGACGACCGCTACAACCGCGCGGCGCGATTCTGGGCGAAGATTTTCGGAATTAATTTCGTGCTCGGCGTGGTGACCGGCATCCCGATGGAATTTCAGTTCGGCACCAACTGGTCGCACTTCTCGCGCTGGGCCGGCGGCGTCATCGGCCAGACGCTTGCCATGGAAGGCATGTTTGCCTTCTTCCTGGAATCCACCTTCCTGGGGCTGTTCCTTTATGGCGAGAAGCGGCTGGGTCCGAAGCTGCACTGGTTCAGCGGATTCATGGTCTTCGCCGGATCATGGCTGTCGGGATACTTCATCGTCGCCACCGATGCCTGGATGCAGCACCCCACCGGCTACGTCCTCATGCCCGACGGCAGCGTACAACTGCGCAGCTTCTGGGAGCTGCTGCTGAACCCCTGGGCCGGTTGGCAGTACGCGCACAACATGAGCGGCGCGGTGATTACCGGGGCGTTCGTGATGGCGGCCGTCGGCGCGTTCTATCTGCTCAGCCGCCAGCACCGCGAGCAGGCGCAGATTTACCTCCGCACCGGCGTGATTGCGGGCGTCATTTTCTCCATCCTGCAAGTGTTCCCCACTGGCGACGGGCAGGGCCGCATGCTCGCGCGTCATCAACCGGCCACACTGGCGGGCATGGAAGCGCTGTTCAAAACCCAACCCGGCGCGGCGCTGGTGATCATCGGCCAGCCCGACAGCGAAAAGCAGCAGATCGACAACCCGCTGGTTGTTCCCAAGATGCTCAGCTTCCTGACCTACAAGCGCTGGAACGCCGAAGTGCGGGGACTGGATGCATTTCCTGAGCAAGACAGGCCGGAGAACATCCCACTGCTCTACTACAGCTACCACATCATGGTGGGGCTGGGGACGATCTTCATCGCCATCATGGCGCTCTCGGCGGCGCTGCTGTGGCGCAACAAGCTGTTCGACGCGCGCTGGGCGCTGTGGATCCTGATGCTCAGCTTCCCGTTTCCTTACATCGCCAACACGGCCGGCTGGATGACGGCCGAGATCGGCCGCCAGCCTTGGCTGGTGTACGGTCTGATGCGCACCGCCGACGGCTATTCGAAGATGGTCTCGGCGGGCAATGGGATGTTTACGCTGCTGGGCTTCATGGGCATGTACACCGTGCTTTCGTTCTTGTTCCTCTTCCTGGTTTCTCGCGAAATTGATCGCGGGCCGGAGGACGCCGCCCCGGCCAGGCTGCCTTAA
- the cydB gene encoding cytochrome d ubiquinol oxidase subunit II — protein METLWFVLVALMLVAYVVLDGFDIGAGIIHLVAGRTDEERRTIIRAIGPVWDCNEVWLVAAGGTLYFAFPLLYASSFSGFYLPLMMVLWLLMLRAIGIEFRTHLQSPVWRGFFDVIFSLSSILLAIFFGAALGNVVRGVPLNNDGYFFEPLWTNWRVGPQPGILDWFTVMTGVMALATLTMHGALYIAHKTSGAINERARRIALAAWPGVLALTCISLLLTLGVHLDVVNNYQRWPIGLAIPVVVFASLLGVRYFATRYREKAALLCSSVYIGATLAGAAFGIYPSVLPAANDQKNSLTIYNTAAGHHGLSVGLVWWCIGMVFAIGYFVFIYRMFRGKVALEAGDGH, from the coding sequence ATGGAAACGCTTTGGTTTGTGCTTGTCGCGCTCATGCTGGTCGCCTACGTCGTGCTCGACGGCTTCGACATCGGCGCGGGCATCATTCATCTCGTCGCCGGGCGGACCGACGAAGAGCGGCGCACCATCATTCGCGCCATCGGCCCGGTGTGGGACTGCAATGAAGTCTGGCTGGTCGCCGCCGGTGGCACGCTTTACTTCGCCTTCCCCCTGCTCTACGCCTCCAGCTTCAGCGGCTTCTATCTGCCGCTGATGATGGTGCTCTGGCTGTTGATGTTGCGCGCCATCGGCATCGAGTTCCGCACTCACCTGCAAAGCCCGGTGTGGCGCGGCTTCTTCGATGTGATCTTTTCGCTTTCCAGCATTCTGCTGGCGATTTTCTTCGGCGCGGCCCTGGGCAACGTGGTGCGCGGAGTGCCGCTGAACAACGACGGCTACTTCTTCGAGCCGCTGTGGACCAACTGGCGCGTCGGACCGCAGCCGGGCATCCTCGATTGGTTCACCGTCATGACCGGGGTAATGGCGCTGGCCACCCTCACCATGCATGGCGCGCTCTACATCGCGCACAAGACCTCCGGGGCGATCAACGAACGCGCGCGCCGGATTGCGCTGGCGGCCTGGCCGGGGGTGCTGGCGCTCACCTGCATCAGCCTGCTGCTGACCTTGGGCGTGCATCTGGACGTGGTGAACAACTACCAGCGCTGGCCAATCGGCCTGGCGATTCCGGTCGTCGTCTTTGCCAGCCTGCTGGGCGTGCGCTACTTCGCGACCCGGTACCGCGAAAAAGCGGCATTGCTGTGCTCGTCCGTCTACATCGGCGCCACGCTCGCCGGCGCTGCCTTCGGGATTTATCCATCCGTCCTTCCCGCCGCCAATGACCAGAAGAACTCGCTGACCATTTACAACACCGCGGCGGGACATCACGGGCTGTCGGTCGGGCTGGTGTGGTGGTGCATCGGGATGGTGTTCGCGATCGGGTATTTCGTCTTCATCTACCGCATGTTCAGAGGCAAGGTCGCTCTGGAGGCGGGGGATGGGCATTGA
- a CDS encoding glucose 1-dehydrogenase has translation MRLRDKVAIVTGAGTGIGRAIAIAFAREGAQVALVGRRNRPIEAVARDIGNAAIAIPVDVSRHKDVQRILDVTLKRFGRLDVLVNNAGVLIAGTAESLTERDWNQTFDTNVKAVWMLSRAALQPMREAGGGSIINMSSVLGLIGLRNRVAYSASKGAVTLLTKSMALDHGAEGIRVNCICPGIVETELVAEFVQKAPDPRAARAARIALHAIPRFGKPEEIAECAVYLASDESKWVTGAAFPVDGGYLAGKA, from the coding sequence TTGCGTTTGCGAGACAAAGTCGCCATTGTGACCGGCGCCGGCACCGGCATCGGTCGCGCCATCGCCATCGCCTTCGCTCGCGAGGGGGCCCAGGTCGCGCTCGTCGGACGCCGCAACCGGCCGATCGAAGCTGTCGCCCGGGACATCGGCAACGCCGCCATCGCCATTCCCGTCGATGTCAGCCGGCACAAAGACGTGCAGCGAATCTTGGACGTGACTCTGAAGCGGTTCGGCCGACTCGACGTGCTGGTCAACAACGCCGGCGTGCTCATTGCCGGCACCGCCGAAAGCCTCACCGAGCGCGACTGGAACCAGACCTTCGACACCAACGTGAAGGCGGTGTGGATGCTTTCGCGCGCGGCGTTGCAACCGATGCGCGAAGCCGGCGGTGGCTCCATCATCAATATGTCCTCGGTGCTCGGGTTAATAGGCTTGCGCAACCGCGTTGCCTACTCGGCGTCGAAGGGCGCCGTGACCCTGCTGACCAAATCCATGGCGCTGGACCACGGCGCGGAAGGCATTCGCGTCAACTGCATCTGTCCGGGCATCGTCGAGACCGAGTTGGTCGCTGAATTCGTCCAGAAAGCGCCCGACCCGCGCGCCGCGCGCGCCGCACGCATTGCCCTGCACGCCATCCCGCGCTTTGGCAAGCCTGAGGAAATTGCGGAATGTGCGGTCTATCTCGCCAGCGACGAATCTAAGTGGGTGACCGGCGCGGCCTTTCCGGTCGACGGCGGGTATCTGGCGGGAAAAGCTTGA
- a CDS encoding type II toxin-antitoxin system HicA family toxin produces MSTWPSTKAIRVLRALQRLGWAEQHRAGSHRILVREGWANFIWAFHEHDEIGPRMLARIAKLTGLKPDDL; encoded by the coding sequence TTGAGTACGTGGCCCAGCACGAAGGCGATCCGGGTTCTGCGTGCCTTGCAGAGACTCGGCTGGGCCGAGCAACACCGCGCGGGTTCCCACCGCATCCTTGTGCGCGAGGGATGGGCTAATTTCATCTGGGCTTTTCACGAGCACGATGAGATCGGGCCAAGAATGTTGGCCCGCATCGCAAAGCTCACTGGCCTGAAACCGGATGATCTCTAA
- a CDS encoding type II toxin-antitoxin system HicB family antitoxin: MELKIETEREDDGRWIAEIANMPGVMCYGDSEEAAIAAAQALALRVLADQIEHQNSVQRFITITCS, from the coding sequence GTGGAACTCAAGATCGAAACTGAGCGCGAAGACGACGGCCGGTGGATCGCTGAAATCGCAAACATGCCCGGCGTGATGTGTTACGGCGATTCAGAAGAAGCGGCGATCGCGGCTGCCCAAGCCCTCGCACTGCGCGTACTTGCCGACCAGATCGAACACCAAAATTCCGTCCAGCGCTTCATCACCATCACCTGCTCTTGA